The proteins below come from a single Carnobacterium divergens DSM 20623 genomic window:
- a CDS encoding M20 family metallopeptidase produces the protein MKSIITKIHQEASTKALARLINHPSVNTSDGTTNPPFGQGIALCLKEALQICKELGMTTYEDPAGFYGFADYGVGSELVAVVCHLDVVPAGDLTLWKTDPFVATIKDGVMYGRGSQDDKGPTIASLFGFKAVVDAGYQFNKRIRFIFSTDEETLWRCMAAYNKKEEQATMGFVPDGSFPLVFAEKGLLQVELIGPGSPNIQLKAGDALNVVPAQARYHGSELIAVMKNLTQLGIDFDSSETEVTVKGKAVHASVAQLGENAINLLAMGLAPAVSHSTLTFLAEQIGKQTNGATLFGEISDDVSGELTFNVGLLNVSDESSTIGIDMRIPVKSDKEALMKQLAKVAESYGLTLKEFDYVPAIYVPKESSLIQTLLKVYREKTGDLTEPMTSGGATLARTMDNLVAFGAHFPESKSLAHQANEGQVLSEMYQAMDIYASAIIELACEK, from the coding sequence GATTCATCAAGAGGCAAGTACAAAAGCCTTAGCTCGTCTAATCAATCACCCATCTGTCAATACCTCTGACGGGACAACCAATCCACCTTTTGGACAAGGCATTGCGCTATGTCTAAAAGAAGCGTTGCAAATTTGCAAAGAACTAGGCATGACCACATATGAAGATCCAGCTGGTTTTTATGGTTTTGCAGATTATGGCGTAGGCTCAGAGTTAGTGGCAGTTGTTTGCCATTTAGATGTAGTGCCAGCAGGAGACTTAACCCTTTGGAAGACAGATCCATTTGTTGCAACCATTAAAGACGGCGTGATGTACGGACGTGGAAGTCAAGATGATAAGGGACCAACCATTGCTTCTCTTTTCGGATTTAAGGCAGTCGTTGATGCAGGCTATCAATTTAATAAACGGATTCGTTTTATTTTTAGTACGGATGAGGAAACCTTATGGCGTTGCATGGCAGCCTATAATAAAAAAGAAGAACAGGCTACTATGGGCTTTGTACCTGATGGCAGCTTTCCGTTAGTTTTTGCTGAAAAAGGATTATTGCAAGTCGAGTTGATTGGTCCAGGAAGCCCTAATATTCAGTTGAAGGCAGGAGATGCGTTGAATGTAGTTCCAGCACAAGCTCGTTATCATGGCTCAGAACTGATAGCGGTAATGAAAAATTTAACGCAGCTAGGCATTGATTTTGATTCAAGCGAAACGGAAGTAACAGTAAAAGGCAAGGCAGTCCACGCAAGTGTGGCACAATTGGGAGAAAATGCGATTAATTTATTAGCAATGGGACTTGCTCCAGCAGTCTCTCATTCAACGCTGACATTCTTAGCGGAACAAATTGGTAAGCAAACAAATGGGGCCACCTTATTTGGGGAAATCTCAGATGATGTAAGTGGCGAACTAACATTTAATGTAGGACTGTTAAATGTTTCTGATGAGAGTTCGACCATTGGCATTGATATGAGAATCCCCGTTAAAAGTGACAAAGAAGCTTTGATGAAGCAATTGGCTAAGGTTGCTGAAAGCTATGGTTTAACCCTAAAAGAATTTGATTATGTTCCTGCTATCTATGTACCTAAAGAAAGTTCATTAATTCAAACGTTATTAAAAGTGTATCGTGAAAAGACAGGTGATTTGACAGAACCAATGACATCAGGAGGAGCAACATTAGCTCGCACGATGGACAATCTTGTAGCCTTTGGCGCTCATTTTCCTGAAAGTAAAAGCTTGGCCCATCAAGCGAACGAAGGGCAAGTATTAAGTGAAATGTATCAAGCAATGGATATTTACGCATCAGCGATTATTGAATTGGCGTGTGAAAAATAA